A section of the Myxococcaceae bacterium genome encodes:
- the rpsH gene encoding 30S ribosomal protein S8, which translates to MMTDPISDLLARIRNALMVRKTDVRLRPSRMGESILGILKARGFITDFAQEDQNLVVKLKYDEDGAPVIEGLQRVSKPGLRVYTGKSEIPSVRGGLGISIVSTSRGVMTGSDARKQGVGGEVICTVW; encoded by the coding sequence ATGATGACCGATCCGATTAGTGATTTATTAGCTCGAATTCGAAACGCATTGATGGTGCGCAAGACAGACGTCCGTTTGAGGCCGTCGCGTATGGGTGAGAGCATTTTAGGCATTTTAAAAGCGCGTGGTTTCATTACCGATTTTGCTCAAGAAGATCAAAATTTGGTCGTGAAGCTGAAGTACGACGAAGACGGTGCTCCCGTGATCGAAGGCCTGCAAAGAGTTAGCAAGCCAGGTCTTCGAGTGTATACCGGTAAATCGGAAATTCCATCCGTTCGAGGCGGCCTAGGGATCTCCATTGTTTCGACTTCCAGAGGGGTAATGACCGGCTCGGATGCTCGCAAACAAGGAGTAGGCGGCGAAGTAATTTGTACAGTTTGGTAG
- the rplE gene encoding 50S ribosomal protein L5, translated as MARLKKYYDKELVSLLMKELELKNPMQTPKLQKIVLNMGLGEAVANPKAIEAGKEALETISGQKAVITKAKKSIATYKLRQGLPIGVSVTLRRERMWEFLDRFVNIALPRVRDFRGIGSKFDGQGNCSIGVKEHIIFPEINYDKVDKIRGFNVSLVTSAGDDKAGKALLKHLGVPFRK; from the coding sequence ATGGCTCGCTTAAAGAAATATTATGATAAAGAGCTCGTCTCGCTTCTGATGAAAGAGCTTGAATTGAAAAACCCCATGCAAACGCCTAAGCTTCAAAAGATCGTGCTAAACATGGGTCTTGGAGAGGCTGTTGCGAATCCAAAAGCAATTGAAGCTGGGAAAGAAGCTTTGGAAACTATCTCAGGCCAAAAGGCTGTGATTACCAAAGCGAAGAAGTCGATTGCAACTTATAAACTGCGTCAAGGATTGCCCATTGGTGTTTCCGTCACTTTACGCCGTGAACGCATGTGGGAGTTTCTGGATCGTTTTGTCAATATTGCTTTGCCTCGAGTACGTGACTTTCGAGGAATTGGCAGTAAATTTGATGGGCAGGGCAATTGCTCAATAGGGGTCAAGGAACATATTATTTTTCCGGAAATTAACTACGATAAAGTAGATAAGATCCGAGGTTTTAATGTGAGTCTGGTAACTTCAGCAGGTGACGATAAGGCAGGTAAAGCCCTATTGAAACATTTGGGTGTTCCCTTTAGGAAGTAA
- the rplP gene encoding 50S ribosomal protein L16, producing the protein MLSPARSKFRKQHKGRVRGDSKGGSTLSFGTVGLLCTGRGWLTARQIEAARIALTRHVKRGGKIWIRVFPDKPVTKKPAEVRMGKGKGAVEGYVAVVKPGRILYEIEGVADDVATRAMQLAASKLPFPTKIIMASMEL; encoded by the coding sequence ATGTTATCACCAGCAAGATCAAAATTTAGAAAGCAGCATAAAGGACGCGTCCGTGGCGATTCGAAGGGTGGCTCCACTCTTTCGTTCGGTACCGTCGGATTATTGTGTACCGGACGTGGTTGGTTGACCGCGCGACAAATTGAAGCAGCTCGTATTGCCTTGACGCGTCATGTCAAACGTGGCGGTAAAATTTGGATCCGCGTTTTTCCAGATAAGCCCGTTACCAAAAAGCCCGCAGAAGTTCGAATGGGTAAAGGAAAAGGCGCTGTCGAGGGATACGTGGCGGTTGTCAAACCAGGGCGTATTTTGTACGAAATAGAAGGTGTTGCGGATGATGTTGCCACGAGGGCCATGCAGTTAGCTGCTTCCAAGTTACCCTTCCCAACAAAAATTATCATGGCATCGATGGAGCTTTAA
- the rpsQ gene encoding 30S ribosomal protein S17 produces MDRQKRVMQGVVTSTKMSKTITVEVTRTVRHPKYHKFLKRNDQYHAHDEQERCQQGDVVTIVESRPFSKSKRWRLKEVVQAVEA; encoded by the coding sequence ATGGATAGGCAAAAGCGTGTCATGCAAGGCGTAGTGACAAGCACCAAGATGAGTAAGACCATCACGGTGGAAGTAACTCGTACGGTTCGCCACCCCAAATATCACAAATTCTTGAAGCGCAATGATCAGTATCACGCACACGATGAACAAGAACGTTGTCAGCAAGGGGATGTGGTAACGATTGTGGAATCGAGACCGTTTTCAAAATCCAAGCGCTGGCGTTTGAAAGAAGTCGTCCAGGCGGTGGAGGCGTAA
- the rplX gene encoding 50S ribosomal protein L24: MKIKKGDTVQVITGSKDRKGQIGKVLEVDRERERVKIENVAPVKRHIKPQKSKKYPEGGIINDFGTIHVSNVKLVKE, encoded by the coding sequence ATGAAAATTAAAAAGGGCGATACTGTTCAAGTGATCACCGGCTCAAAAGATCGAAAAGGTCAAATTGGTAAGGTTTTGGAAGTGGATCGCGAACGTGAGCGCGTCAAAATTGAGAATGTAGCGCCCGTCAAGCGCCATATCAAGCCGCAAAAAAGCAAAAAGTACCCAGAGGGTGGAATTATCAATGATTTCGGTACGATTCACGTTTCGAACGTCAAGTTGGTAAAGGAATAG
- the rpsC gene encoding 30S ribosomal protein S3 produces the protein MGQKVNPIGFRLGINKTWDSKWFSEAGYAGWLKEDMNMRELIKKQHKSAGISRVDIERAASKCKISVYAARPGLIIGKKGAGIEQLKADLQKKSKSEVFLNIHEVRKPEVDAQLIAENVAQQLERRVAFRRAMKKVMQTAQKFGVKGIRVAVSGRLGGAEMSRREWYREGRVPLHTLRADIQYGFSEAHTTYGQIGCKVWLFKGEVLTSSRN, from the coding sequence ATGGGCCAGAAAGTTAATCCAATAGGTTTTCGTCTTGGGATCAATAAGACCTGGGATTCGAAATGGTTTAGTGAAGCCGGTTATGCTGGGTGGCTCAAAGAAGACATGAACATGCGTGAGCTGATTAAAAAACAGCATAAGTCCGCAGGTATTAGTCGGGTAGATATTGAGCGTGCAGCCAGTAAGTGTAAAATCAGTGTTTACGCTGCAAGGCCTGGTTTGATTATCGGTAAGAAAGGAGCTGGTATTGAGCAGCTCAAGGCCGATCTTCAAAAAAAATCGAAAAGCGAAGTCTTTTTGAACATTCATGAGGTGCGTAAACCGGAAGTCGATGCCCAATTGATCGCTGAAAATGTGGCTCAGCAATTGGAACGTCGTGTAGCTTTTCGAAGAGCCATGAAAAAAGTTATGCAAACCGCTCAGAAGTTTGGGGTTAAGGGAATTCGAGTAGCGGTTTCGGGTCGCTTGGGCGGCGCTGAAATGTCTCGTAGAGAATGGTACCGTGAAGGACGAGTTCCTTTGCATACTTTGCGTGCAGACATTCAGTACGGATTTTCTGAAGCGCATACGACCTATGGACAAATTGGCTGTAAGGTTTGGCTGTTTAAAGGCGAAGTACTCACTTCGTCTCGTAATTAA
- the rplF gene encoding 50S ribosomal protein L6 codes for MSRIGKQPIEIPEKVKVLIQGHRIKVEGPKGQLERELHSAVTVTQENAQLLVTRQDDTNESKSIHGLSRTLVSNMVHGVTHGFVRELAITGVGYRAEAKDREIHLALGFSHPVVFKLPDEVTAHTDAAKTSIKLESINKEILGETAAKIRSFRPPEPYRGKGIRYSDEVIKRKEGKSAGK; via the coding sequence ATGTCTCGAATTGGAAAACAACCGATTGAAATTCCTGAAAAAGTCAAAGTGCTTATTCAGGGACATCGTATCAAAGTAGAAGGACCTAAAGGGCAGTTGGAACGTGAGTTGCATTCTGCCGTGACGGTGACCCAGGAAAACGCTCAACTTTTGGTGACTCGTCAAGACGATACCAATGAATCAAAATCGATTCATGGCTTGTCTCGTACTTTGGTCAGCAACATGGTTCATGGGGTAACCCACGGCTTTGTTCGAGAGCTCGCGATTACAGGCGTGGGTTATCGTGCAGAAGCCAAAGACCGTGAGATTCACTTAGCTCTTGGATTTTCACACCCCGTGGTGTTTAAACTCCCCGATGAAGTGACAGCCCATACGGATGCGGCTAAGACTTCCATCAAGCTAGAGAGTATTAACAAAGAAATTTTGGGTGAAACTGCCGCAAAAATTCGATCTTTTAGGCCACCAGAGCCATATCGCGGAAAGGGTATTCGTTACTCCGATGAAGTGATTAAGCGTAAGGAAGGCAAGTCAGCAGGTAAGTAG
- the rplV gene encoding 50S ribosomal protein L22 translates to MATRERKKAQARREARSLEVATASLRKLRTSARKARVVADLVRGQNLGDAYVHLAFQKRAASEPLRALLMSAAANAVNRGFEADSLVVEEIQVHKGEIGRRFMPRAQGRATPIRKQSTHIDVRLSTRDGK, encoded by the coding sequence ATGGCAACAAGAGAACGTAAAAAAGCACAAGCACGCCGAGAGGCTCGAAGTCTGGAAGTAGCCACAGCTTCTTTGAGGAAGCTGAGAACGAGTGCACGTAAGGCGCGCGTGGTGGCAGATTTGGTTCGTGGGCAGAATTTAGGCGATGCTTATGTTCATTTGGCGTTTCAAAAGCGCGCAGCCAGCGAGCCTTTGAGAGCATTGTTAATGTCCGCTGCGGCAAACGCTGTGAATCGTGGATTTGAAGCAGACAGTTTGGTGGTGGAAGAGATACAAGTGCACAAAGGGGAGATTGGTCGTCGTTTTATGCCTCGTGCTCAAGGACGGGCAACGCCGATTCGCAAACAGTCAACGCACATTGATGTTCGTCTTTCAACAAGGGATGGCAAGTAA
- the rplN gene encoding 50S ribosomal protein L14: protein MIQTQSVLEVADNSGAKKVMCIKVLGGSHRRYASVGDIFVGSVKEASPTSKVKKGSVVRAVVVRVAKELARSDGTYIRFDSCAAVLINKDDEPIGTRIFGPVARELRGKNFMKIVSLAPEVL, encoded by the coding sequence ATGATTCAGACACAATCCGTATTGGAAGTAGCCGATAACAGTGGTGCTAAAAAAGTAATGTGTATCAAGGTTTTGGGAGGTTCCCATCGCCGCTACGCATCTGTTGGTGATATTTTTGTTGGCAGCGTCAAAGAAGCAAGTCCAACTTCCAAAGTGAAGAAAGGTTCGGTTGTTCGAGCAGTCGTTGTTCGAGTTGCAAAAGAACTTGCCAGATCGGATGGAACGTATATTCGCTTTGATAGCTGTGCGGCTGTTTTGATAAACAAAGATGATGAGCCAATTGGGACTCGTATCTTTGGTCCAGTTGCACGTGAGCTGCGTGGTAAGAATTTTATGAAAATTGTTTCTTTGGCACCGGAGGTGCTGTAA
- the rpmC gene encoding 50S ribosomal protein L29 — protein sequence MTKEQINHEELKLRKQLLEMRFDLKNGRLTNTASLKKTRRDIARILTLKRQNNG from the coding sequence ATGACGAAAGAGCAAATAAATCACGAAGAATTAAAGCTTCGAAAGCAACTTTTAGAGATGCGTTTTGATTTGAAGAATGGCCGATTGACCAATACAGCCTCTTTAAAAAAAACCCGCCGGGATATCGCACGAATTTTAACTTTGAAGAGGCAAAATAATGGATAG
- the rpsS gene encoding 30S ribosomal protein S19, which translates to MTRSLKKGPFVDSHLWKKVAGDAVVNPRQVIKTWSRRSTITPDFIGRTIAVHNGKKFIPVFITDNMVGHKLGEFAPTRYFVTHPTDKKVKKG; encoded by the coding sequence ATGACACGCTCGTTAAAAAAAGGTCCCTTTGTGGACTCTCATTTGTGGAAAAAAGTAGCCGGTGATGCGGTAGTCAATCCAAGACAGGTGATTAAGACTTGGTCGAGGCGTTCGACGATTACGCCTGATTTCATTGGTCGAACCATTGCGGTGCATAACGGTAAAAAATTTATTCCCGTATTTATTACGGACAATATGGTGGGTCATAAGTTAGGGGAATTTGCGCCTACAAGATATTTTGTGACGCATCCAACCGACAAAAAGGTGAAAAAAGGTTAA